One genomic segment of Pseudomonadota bacterium includes these proteins:
- a CDS encoding FAD/NAD(P)-binding protein yields MQASSAIERGAVTAAEGATEERIIAIVGAGFSGTAVAIHLLRQAPRGKLRIVLVDPREEIGAGVAYATRDYPYPLNVAAAQMSLDAAQPQDFLAYVRGAGIHAAPGDYLPRQVFGEYLRARFEAARSAAPGIHCVHHRASVLQLRRAQDGRFDLWLDDGTALRADQVVLALGNPPPATPRELAGIAGTDRYIRDPWSLGALTHQDVSSVLLLGSGLTMIDAALRLAAIRPRLRHIYVLSRHGWLPQSQASHAAPAIKPDVQQALSTAQGSIRGLVNSLRSEAVKVTQAGGDWREVLALARAQLPEAWRELDQTQRGRFLRHVRSLWDVHRHRVPAGPLGAVQTLARLGVLKVHAGRLDSAAVVDDAVEVLWRPRGATRTRAWLVDRVVNCTGPDSCAERSGDPLVQSLLANGLIRCDSRSLGIDVAADGRVLGRDGAPVDSLYYIGPWLRARDWEATAVPELREHATSLAKRLAARETAALPVSR; encoded by the coding sequence ATGCAGGCATCGAGCGCAATCGAACGTGGAGCGGTCACGGCGGCAGAGGGAGCAACGGAAGAGCGGATCATCGCAATCGTCGGCGCGGGGTTCTCCGGCACAGCGGTCGCCATACACCTGCTGCGCCAGGCACCGCGCGGCAAGCTGCGCATCGTGCTGGTGGATCCGCGCGAGGAGATCGGCGCGGGCGTCGCCTACGCCACGCGCGACTATCCCTATCCACTCAACGTCGCCGCGGCACAGATGTCCCTCGATGCCGCCCAGCCGCAGGATTTCCTGGCGTATGTACGCGGCGCCGGCATCCACGCGGCGCCGGGTGACTATCTACCGAGGCAGGTGTTCGGCGAGTACCTGCGCGCGCGATTCGAAGCGGCCCGGTCAGCCGCCCCGGGAATTCACTGCGTTCACCACCGCGCCAGCGTCCTGCAGCTGCGGCGCGCGCAGGACGGCCGTTTCGACCTGTGGCTCGATGATGGCACCGCATTACGCGCCGACCAGGTCGTGCTGGCGCTGGGCAATCCGCCGCCGGCCACGCCACGCGAGCTGGCCGGGATCGCGGGTACCGATCGTTACATTCGCGACCCCTGGAGTCTGGGCGCGCTGACCCACCAGGACGTGAGCAGTGTATTGCTGCTCGGCAGCGGCCTCACGATGATCGACGCCGCATTGCGGCTGGCGGCCATCCGTCCGCGCCTGCGACATATATATGTGTTGTCGCGCCACGGCTGGCTGCCGCAATCGCAGGCGTCGCACGCCGCACCCGCGATCAAACCCGATGTGCAGCAGGCGCTGAGCACGGCGCAGGGGTCGATTCGCGGCCTGGTGAATTCCCTGCGTTCGGAGGCCGTGAAAGTAACGCAGGCCGGCGGCGACTGGCGCGAGGTACTGGCACTCGCGCGCGCGCAATTGCCCGAGGCGTGGCGCGAACTCGACCAGACCCAGCGTGGCCGCTTCCTGCGTCATGTCCGCTCGCTCTGGGATGTGCACCGCCACCGCGTACCCGCGGGCCCGCTCGGTGCGGTGCAGACGCTGGCGCGGCTCGGCGTTCTCAAGGTGCACGCCGGCCGGCTCGATTCGGCGGCCGTCGTGGACGACGCCGTGGAAGTTCTCTGGCGCCCGCGCGGCGCGACGCGCACCCGCGCATGGCTGGTGGACCGCGTCGTCAATTGCACCGGGCCCGACAGCTGCGCCGAACGCAGCGGCGATCCGCTGGTGCAGTCGCTGCTCGCCAACGGCCTGATCCGCTGCGACTCCCGTTCCCTCGGCATCGACGTCGCCGCCGATGGCCGTGTGCTCGGCCGCGACGGCGCGCCGGTAGATAGTCTGTATTACATCGGCCCGTGGCTGCGGGCGCGCGACTGGGAAGCGACCGCGGTGCCGGAGCTGCGCGAACATGCCACGTCGCTGGCAAAACGCCTGGCGGCGCGTGAAACCGCGGCGCTGCCCGTTTCGCGCTGA
- a CDS encoding cytochrome c, with product MSKRESGLLGVLLVSATCGLALAQTPPAAAPPGPTPAERAIEYRQAVYKIVAGNFGPLAQVAQGKADFRPDVARRQATRLAQIATFVGDSYPDISKEGKTRALPVIWTDRAEFDRLVADFGAHTRKLAEVVEKGEAGADFQAAVTAVGGDCKSCHEKFRSK from the coding sequence ATGTCCAAGCGCGAATCCGGTTTGTTGGGAGTCCTGCTGGTCAGCGCCACCTGTGGACTGGCGCTCGCGCAGACACCTCCAGCCGCGGCACCACCCGGACCTACACCGGCCGAACGCGCCATCGAATATCGCCAGGCGGTCTACAAGATCGTTGCCGGCAACTTTGGTCCACTCGCGCAGGTGGCGCAGGGCAAAGCCGACTTCAGACCCGATGTCGCGCGCCGCCAGGCGACGCGACTGGCGCAGATCGCGACCTTCGTCGGCGATTCGTATCCCGACATATCGAAGGAGGGCAAGACACGCGCGTTGCCCGTCATCTGGACCGATCGCGCGGAGTTCGATCGACTGGTCGCCGACTTCGGCGCGCACACCAGAAAATTGGCCGAGGTCGTCGAGAAAGGCGAAGCCGGCGCGGATTTCCAGGCGGCGGTGACCGCCGTGGGCGGCGACTGCAAGAGCTGCCACGAAAAGTTCCGCTCGAAGTAG
- a CDS encoding sulfate ABC transporter substrate-binding protein, which yields MSRIAAAFGLGALLAVLAIGGCGKGPETEVTLLNVSYDPTRELYEDVNVAFAERWLETTGQTVHISQSHGGSGRQARAVIDGLPADVVTLALAGDIDAIADQAKLLPLNWQERLPDNSTPYYSTIVFLVRAGNPKKIRDWGDLVRPDVSVITPNPKTSGGARWNYLAAWAWAERQLGGSEASAQAFVQKLYANVPVLDTGARGSLTTFAQRDIGDVAIAWENEAHLAMLELSHGEFEIVVPSVSVLAEPSVAVVDKVVLRRGTRAVAQAYLEFLYTPQGQEIAARHYYRPRDPAVAAKFAGQFARVELVGIDHFGGWKLAQKTHFATGGIFDQITSSRAAAGK from the coding sequence ATGTCGAGAATCGCGGCCGCATTCGGCCTGGGTGCGTTGCTGGCGGTGCTCGCAATCGGCGGCTGCGGCAAGGGTCCGGAAACCGAAGTCACCCTGCTCAACGTCTCCTATGATCCGACGCGCGAGCTGTACGAGGATGTCAACGTCGCATTCGCTGAGCGTTGGCTCGAGACCACCGGCCAGACCGTGCACATCAGCCAGTCGCACGGCGGTTCCGGCCGCCAGGCGCGCGCCGTCATCGACGGCCTGCCGGCCGACGTGGTCACGCTGGCGCTGGCGGGAGACATCGACGCGATCGCCGACCAGGCCAAACTACTGCCGCTGAACTGGCAGGAACGCCTGCCCGACAACAGCACTCCTTACTACTCGACCATCGTGTTCCTGGTGCGTGCCGGCAACCCGAAGAAGATCCGCGATTGGGGCGACCTGGTGCGTCCCGACGTGTCGGTCATCACGCCAAATCCAAAAACCTCGGGCGGCGCACGGTGGAATTACCTCGCGGCCTGGGCCTGGGCCGAGCGCCAGCTTGGTGGCAGCGAAGCGAGCGCGCAAGCCTTCGTGCAGAAACTCTACGCAAACGTGCCGGTGCTCGACACCGGCGCGCGCGGCTCGCTGACGACCTTCGCCCAGCGCGACATCGGCGACGTGGCGATCGCCTGGGAAAACGAAGCACACCTGGCGATGCTCGAACTGTCGCACGGTGAGTTCGAGATCGTCGTGCCGTCGGTCAGCGTGCTGGCAGAACCGTCCGTCGCGGTGGTGGACAAGGTGGTCCTGCGGCGCGGCACCCGTGCGGTCGCGCAGGCCTACCTGGAATTTCTCTATACACCGCAAGGCCAGGAGATCGCCGCCCGGCACTACTACCGGCCGCGCGACCCGGCGGTCGCCGCAAAGTTCGCCGGGCAATTTGCCAGAGTCGAGCTCGTGGGGATCGACCACTTCGGCGGGTGGAAGCTGGCGCAGAAAACCCACTTCGCGACCGGCGGGATCTTCGATCAGATCACCTCGTCGCGGGCGGCAGCCGGCAAGTAG
- a CDS encoding TlpA disulfide reductase family protein: MSAGLTFFLAFGIHAAAAPKAGAEILAGRWDATLVDNGPDIPFRLDISGTGPTLKATFFDGSRAYEHTTSATFQDGKLVLKADHYLTTITATLVDGALIGDTTLHGPGYDAKFGFRAARYVPVKATATKVPAIAGSWVIPLDQPSSKGEQAFRFIVEQRGAEAEASILRVDGDTGAYSGVFKDGKWVLSHFDGHRPGVIEVAANADGTLAVVAHNEAIIRALQGNDSDRYREERYGDPTPKYTAYRPDIARAKGLPEPANYLTHTKARDPNETFKFSFPDVSGKLVSNEDFKGKVVLAVVTGTWCPNCHDEAQYLIQLDKKYRDRGLAIVALNFEEVEQQESLKRVHAFINQYGVKYPYLIAGAPEEMWEKVPQLVNLNTWPATVFVGRDGTVRAVHAGFASQASGEFHKQLEQDFTARIEQLLAEKESRNTQVAVASPLKFGP; the protein is encoded by the coding sequence ATGAGCGCAGGTCTCACCTTCTTCCTGGCATTCGGAATTCATGCGGCGGCTGCGCCGAAGGCCGGCGCGGAAATACTCGCCGGACGATGGGATGCCACCCTCGTCGACAACGGGCCGGATATCCCGTTCCGCCTCGACATCTCGGGCACCGGGCCGACGCTCAAGGCAACGTTTTTCGACGGATCGCGCGCCTATGAGCACACGACTTCCGCCACCTTCCAGGACGGCAAACTCGTCCTCAAGGCAGATCACTACCTGACGACCATCACGGCGACATTGGTTGATGGCGCGCTGATCGGCGACACGACCTTGCACGGCCCAGGATACGACGCAAAATTCGGCTTTCGCGCGGCGCGCTATGTGCCGGTGAAAGCCACCGCCACGAAGGTCCCGGCCATCGCCGGTTCGTGGGTCATTCCGCTGGATCAACCGTCATCGAAAGGCGAACAGGCCTTCCGCTTCATCGTCGAGCAACGCGGCGCTGAAGCGGAAGCCTCGATCCTCAGGGTCGACGGCGACACGGGTGCCTACAGCGGAGTCTTCAAGGACGGCAAATGGGTACTCAGCCACTTCGACGGGCATCGGCCGGGCGTCATCGAAGTCGCGGCGAATGCCGACGGCACGCTGGCGGTCGTCGCCCACAACGAGGCGATCATCCGCGCGCTGCAGGGCAACGACAGCGACAGGTACCGCGAAGAGCGTTACGGAGACCCGACGCCGAAATACACGGCATACCGGCCGGACATCGCACGCGCGAAGGGACTGCCCGAGCCGGCAAACTACCTGACTCACACCAAGGCTCGCGATCCGAATGAGACGTTCAAGTTCAGTTTCCCGGATGTCAGCGGCAAGCTCGTGTCGAACGAAGACTTCAAGGGCAAGGTCGTCCTCGCCGTCGTGACCGGTACCTGGTGCCCGAATTGCCACGATGAGGCGCAGTACCTGATCCAGCTCGACAAGAAGTACCGCGACCGCGGCCTCGCCATCGTTGCTCTCAACTTCGAGGAAGTGGAGCAGCAGGAATCGCTCAAGCGCGTGCACGCATTCATCAACCAATATGGCGTGAAATATCCCTACCTCATCGCCGGCGCGCCGGAGGAGATGTGGGAAAAAGTACCGCAGCTCGTCAACTTGAATACCTGGCCCGCGACGGTTTTCGTCGGCCGCGACGGCACCGTCCGCGCCGTACACGCGGGTTTCGCATCCCAGGCCAGCGGCGAGTTCCACAAGCAACTCGAGCAGGACTTCACCGCCCGGATCGAACAACTGCTGGCAGAAAAGGAATCCCGGAACACGCAGGTGGCCGTCGCATCGCCGCTGAAGTTCGGGCCCTGA
- a CDS encoding cytochrome b/b6 domain-containing protein — MSEPPEGRRVWDLPVRIVHWLLVVGVAGSYATNRAGVAYFKYHRWFGYLVLVLAAFRILWGLVGTRHARFANFVRGPRATLGYLLALGRGAAPATPGHNPLGAWMVVFLLSALLAQAMTGLFANDEIFNTGPLAGAVSYDTSLRLTSWHRRLFDWILAAIGAHLLAVAAHRVFGGHDLIRPMIVGRKPASVVSERDAIATSRLWIAVLLIALVVGALMWAIRAAPVSPVDDYG; from the coding sequence ATGAGCGAGCCACCGGAGGGCAGGCGCGTTTGGGATCTGCCGGTGCGCATCGTGCACTGGCTGCTGGTCGTCGGGGTGGCGGGTTCGTACGCCACGAACCGGGCTGGCGTGGCGTATTTCAAGTATCACCGGTGGTTTGGCTACCTGGTGCTCGTGCTGGCGGCCTTCCGGATCCTGTGGGGACTCGTCGGGACACGCCACGCGCGTTTCGCGAATTTCGTGCGCGGCCCGCGGGCCACGCTCGGCTATCTACTGGCGCTGGGTCGCGGCGCCGCACCCGCGACGCCCGGGCACAATCCACTGGGGGCGTGGATGGTGGTGTTCCTGCTGTCGGCGCTGCTGGCGCAGGCGATGACTGGCCTGTTCGCGAACGATGAGATCTTCAACACGGGGCCGCTCGCCGGCGCCGTCTCTTACGACACCAGCCTGCGGCTCACGTCCTGGCACCGCCGGCTGTTCGACTGGATCCTGGCGGCGATCGGGGCGCACCTGCTGGCCGTTGCCGCGCATCGAGTGTTCGGCGGTCACGATCTCATTCGCCCCATGATCGTCGGCCGCAAGCCGGCGAGTGTCGTCAGCGAGCGCGACGCGATCGCCACGTCCCGACTTTGGATCGCGGTGTTGCTGATCGCGTTGGTTGTGGGAGCGCTTATGTGGGCGATACGCGCGGCACCGGTATCCCCTGTCGATGACTACGGTTGA
- a CDS encoding MBL fold metallo-hydrolase, giving the protein MKTWISMLSIAFALTPVFGTAGASSLDAAAAALRLDEIRSLEFDASGRYYQFGQAPAPELGWPAFEVDSYVATLDYERAAVHAKYHRVQVQEPGRLRPFSQQTMDQFAVNGVTWNMTPAPSAIPTNLAERNAEIWASPQGFIKAARAHEATLRRVPGGISVAFTLAGGFRYEGLVNAAGEVVRVRTFMDSNVLGDTPIEWRYSEYRDFGGVKFPARIERRVAGLPWYELTVSAVRINQAAAFEVPAALAADPAPLANPVEVTELAPGVWLFGGGTHNSVVVEQQSGVLIIEAPLNEQRADAVLAKARELVPAKPIVYVINTHAHFDHAGGLRTIAAAGIPIITHARNVSFYERAWAQPRTLGPDRLATTPRTPKFRRFSGRLDLPDGKHPVEIHEIIGSGHNDAFAMVFLPADKLLVEADAWTPTLPGAAPPAEINPLWLNLDENIARLKLDVREFAPLHGLPQRAAAFRAAIGRPQASN; this is encoded by the coding sequence TTGAAGACCTGGATTTCGATGCTGTCGATCGCATTCGCCCTCACGCCCGTGTTTGGAACGGCCGGGGCGTCCAGCCTCGATGCCGCGGCCGCGGCGTTGCGCCTCGACGAGATCCGCAGCCTGGAATTCGACGCCAGCGGCAGGTACTACCAGTTCGGCCAGGCGCCCGCGCCGGAGCTCGGCTGGCCGGCTTTCGAGGTAGATAGTTACGTCGCCACGCTCGATTACGAACGCGCCGCGGTCCATGCGAAGTATCACCGCGTGCAGGTGCAGGAGCCCGGCCGGTTGCGCCCGTTCTCCCAGCAGACCATGGATCAGTTCGCGGTGAACGGCGTGACCTGGAACATGACCCCGGCGCCGAGCGCCATCCCCACCAACCTGGCCGAACGCAATGCGGAGATCTGGGCGTCGCCGCAGGGCTTCATCAAGGCTGCACGCGCACATGAGGCAACGCTGCGCCGCGTGCCTGGCGGCATCTCCGTCGCGTTCACGCTCGCGGGCGGTTTTCGATACGAAGGGCTGGTCAACGCGGCGGGTGAGGTGGTGCGCGTGCGGACGTTCATGGATTCGAACGTGCTCGGCGATACACCCATCGAATGGCGGTATTCGGAATATCGCGATTTCGGCGGCGTGAAATTTCCCGCTCGCATCGAACGACGCGTCGCGGGACTGCCGTGGTACGAGCTCACGGTGAGCGCGGTCCGCATCAACCAGGCGGCGGCGTTCGAGGTTCCGGCCGCCCTCGCTGCGGATCCCGCGCCGCTCGCGAACCCCGTCGAGGTAACGGAGCTCGCGCCGGGCGTGTGGCTGTTCGGTGGAGGCACACACAACAGCGTGGTCGTCGAGCAGCAATCCGGCGTCCTGATCATCGAAGCGCCGCTCAACGAGCAGCGCGCGGACGCGGTGTTGGCCAAGGCGCGCGAGCTGGTGCCTGCGAAGCCCATCGTCTACGTGATCAACACGCACGCGCATTTCGACCACGCCGGCGGGCTGCGCACGATTGCTGCGGCGGGCATTCCGATCATCACGCATGCGCGCAATGTCAGTTTTTACGAACGCGCCTGGGCGCAGCCTCGTACGCTGGGTCCGGATCGCCTGGCCACGACGCCGCGCACGCCGAAATTTCGCAGGTTCTCCGGGCGACTGGACTTGCCCGACGGCAAACATCCCGTGGAGATCCATGAAATCATCGGCAGCGGGCACAACGATGCGTTCGCGATGGTCTTTCTGCCGGCCGACAAGCTGCTGGTGGAGGCGGATGCCTGGACGCCAACCTTGCCGGGAGCGGCGCCGCCGGCCGAGATCAATCCGCTGTGGCTCAATCTGGATGAGAACATCGCGCGGCTGAAGCTCGATGTGCGGGAGTTCGCGCCGCTGCATGGGCTGCCGCAACGCGCGGCTGCATTCCGTGCCGCGATCGGCCGGCCGCAGGCAAGCAACTAG
- the cysW gene encoding sulfate ABC transporter permease subunit CysW has protein sequence MITISLTFLGALLAAPLAAVLATALEKGWSAYFQTFGDPDTRAAIRLTLMTAAIVVPLNTVFGITAAWCIAKFEFRGKSFLITLIDLPLAVSPVVSGLVYVLLFGLNGWFGAWLQEHEISIVYALPGIVLATMFVTFPYVARELIPLMQQLGNDEEEAAITLGAGGWLTFFRVTLPRIRWGLVYGVILCNARAMGEFGAVSVVSGNIRGMTTTMPLHIEILYNEYNFVGAFAVASMLSLLAVVTLIIKTLVERGAGYRRR, from the coding sequence ATGATCACGATTTCGCTCACGTTTCTCGGGGCGCTGCTGGCGGCGCCGCTGGCGGCCGTATTGGCGACGGCGCTCGAGAAAGGCTGGTCGGCGTATTTCCAGACCTTTGGCGACCCCGACACGCGCGCCGCGATCCGCCTGACGCTGATGACCGCGGCGATCGTCGTGCCGCTGAATACGGTGTTCGGCATCACGGCCGCCTGGTGTATCGCCAAGTTCGAATTTCGCGGCAAGAGTTTCCTGATCACGCTGATCGATCTGCCGCTGGCGGTCTCGCCGGTGGTGTCCGGCCTCGTCTACGTGCTGCTGTTCGGCCTGAACGGGTGGTTCGGCGCGTGGCTGCAGGAACACGAGATCAGCATCGTCTACGCGCTGCCCGGCATCGTGCTGGCCACCATGTTCGTGACGTTCCCGTACGTGGCGCGCGAGCTCATCCCGCTGATGCAGCAGTTGGGCAACGACGAGGAAGAGGCGGCGATCACGCTCGGCGCCGGCGGCTGGCTGACGTTCTTCCGTGTTACGCTGCCGCGCATCCGCTGGGGCCTCGTCTACGGCGTCATCCTCTGCAATGCGCGGGCGATGGGCGAATTCGGCGCCGTCTCGGTGGTCTCCGGAAACATCCGGGGCATGACCACCACGATGCCGCTGCACATCGAAATCCTCTACAACGAATACAACTTCGTCGGCGCCTTCGCGGTGGCCTCGATGTTGTCGCTGCTCGCGGTCGTCACGCTGATCATCAAGACGCTGGTCGAGCGCGGCGCGGGATATCGCCGCCGATGA
- a CDS encoding ATP-binding protein → MKRNSLGWWLAASNVVIVLLVAAGISYVAIDMLRGLADSQQKVHVQLAGANAREEITRMAEDTLTYARVLAERPPLRRLLAEPGREGLAPFLRRFCETSELDACAVFDGAQVVASSGVALPWPQLYAVAAEQGERFMAVPPGTQYSVVGASSKLPAQYASFSVLVVHLLDATLAAKLTEHSGLPVRLINYRAFNAMPENAFTSLHSQALADGRFAVQRIDPLGLYASSFPIFSSSGEGIALIETSSSSTETDRAVSSLVWRLVIAAILLAVLAVIAGVLLGWRVTRPTEALTDAAVRLGQGDFATSIPTAGPAEIGQLARTMDDMRRNLVDLNAELRHREAEAQVVLEAVVEGVYAVDQERNIRYLNPQAARLLGVELREAIGKFCGDVLKPCGPPGSPAGARPCTTTACPILRARQSGSAQSVEQLQTRAGIRQTVITSSRIVNGLQVQVLRDETELEGVRRARDTVLANVSHEFRTPLAAQLASIELLREGLKSSPPEKLEELVLSLERGTLRLTRLIDNLLESVRIEAGQLDVRRQSIELADVVDDARGLVEALLLQRDQLLEIDVPADLSLLGDATRLTQVFVNLIANASKFAPEGTSVRVGAQRDGATVSAWVEDSGPGLPAGDASNIFERFKRGGTQEPEPGGLGLGLWISRSIVERHGGHITAARTPQGLTRFTLTLPVEQTETR, encoded by the coding sequence ATGAAGCGCAACAGCCTCGGCTGGTGGCTCGCGGCCAGCAACGTGGTCATCGTGTTGCTGGTGGCGGCCGGCATCTCCTATGTAGCGATCGACATGCTGCGCGGCCTCGCCGACAGCCAGCAGAAAGTCCACGTGCAGCTCGCGGGCGCCAACGCGCGCGAGGAAATCACGCGTATGGCGGAGGACACGTTGACCTACGCACGCGTGCTGGCGGAACGCCCGCCGTTGCGCCGATTGTTGGCGGAGCCCGGCCGCGAAGGCCTGGCGCCGTTCCTGCGGCGCTTCTGCGAAACCTCCGAGCTCGACGCCTGCGCGGTCTTCGATGGGGCGCAGGTCGTGGCTTCGAGCGGTGTCGCGTTGCCGTGGCCGCAGCTGTACGCGGTGGCGGCAGAGCAGGGCGAGCGTTTCATGGCGGTTCCGCCCGGCACCCAGTATTCGGTGGTGGGCGCGAGCTCGAAGTTGCCGGCGCAGTACGCCTCGTTCAGCGTGCTGGTAGTCCATCTACTCGACGCGACGCTGGCCGCGAAGCTCACCGAACACAGCGGTCTGCCAGTGCGGCTCATCAACTATCGCGCCTTCAATGCCATGCCGGAGAACGCATTCACCTCGTTGCATTCGCAGGCGCTGGCGGACGGCCGCTTTGCCGTGCAACGGATCGACCCGCTGGGCTTGTACGCGTCGAGTTTCCCGATCTTCTCCTCCAGCGGCGAGGGCATCGCGCTGATCGAGACCAGTTCGTCATCCACCGAGACCGACCGCGCGGTGAGTTCGCTGGTATGGCGCCTGGTCATCGCGGCGATCCTGCTGGCCGTGCTCGCGGTGATCGCCGGCGTGTTGCTGGGCTGGCGCGTGACGCGGCCCACCGAGGCGCTCACCGACGCCGCGGTGCGCCTGGGGCAGGGAGATTTCGCGACGTCGATTCCCACCGCCGGGCCCGCCGAGATCGGTCAGCTGGCGCGCACCATGGACGACATGCGCCGCAACCTGGTCGACCTCAATGCCGAGCTGCGGCATCGCGAAGCCGAAGCGCAGGTCGTGCTGGAAGCGGTGGTCGAGGGTGTGTACGCCGTCGACCAGGAACGCAACATCCGTTACCTCAACCCGCAGGCCGCGCGGTTGTTAGGCGTCGAGCTGCGCGAGGCGATCGGCAAATTCTGTGGCGACGTGCTCAAGCCCTGCGGACCGCCCGGATCGCCGGCCGGAGCGCGGCCCTGCACGACCACCGCGTGCCCCATCCTGCGTGCGCGCCAGTCGGGCAGTGCGCAGTCGGTGGAGCAGCTGCAGACGCGTGCCGGCATTCGCCAGACCGTCATCACCAGCTCGCGCATCGTGAACGGCCTGCAGGTGCAGGTGTTGCGCGACGAGACCGAGCTCGAAGGCGTGCGGCGCGCGCGCGATACCGTGCTGGCGAACGTGAGCCATGAATTCCGCACGCCGCTCGCGGCGCAGCTCGCCTCGATCGAATTGCTGCGCGAGGGGTTGAAGTCCAGCCCGCCCGAGAAACTCGAAGAACTGGTGTTGTCGCTCGAGCGCGGCACGCTGCGGCTCACGCGGCTCATCGACAACCTGCTCGAGAGCGTGCGCATCGAAGCCGGCCAGCTCGACGTCCGGCGCCAGAGCATCGAACTGGCCGATGTGGTCGACGATGCGCGCGGCCTGGTCGAGGCGTTGCTGCTGCAGCGCGACCAGTTGCTGGAGATCGACGTGCCCGCCGATCTTTCGCTGCTGGGCGATGCCACGCGGCTCACGCAGGTGTTCGTCAACCTGATCGCCAATGCCAGCAAGTTCGCGCCCGAGGGCACCTCGGTGCGTGTCGGCGCGCAGCGCGATGGCGCCACGGTCAGCGCCTGGGTCGAGGACTCCGGACCCGGACTTCCCGCGGGAGATGCCTCCAACATCTTCGAGCGTTTCAAACGAGGCGGTACCCAGGAGCCTGAGCCCGGTGGGCTGGGGCTTGGGCTGTGGATCTCGCGTTCCATAGTGGAGCGCCACGGAGGCCACATCACGGCCGCTCGCACACCGCAGGGGCTCACGCGTTTCACGTTGACGCTGCCGGTGGAGCAAACGGAAACACGATGA
- a CDS encoding response regulator transcription factor, whose amino-acid sequence MKILVADDDLDLLGLVAYSLSNAGYLVVKASDGPGALASYEAESPDLVILDINMPGTSGFDVCTAIRARGDTPVMMLTARGEEQDLVKALDLGADDYLTKPFSPKTLLARVKALLRRASTDRSHAPLAAGRVTLDLEAYTVRIGNGEPITLTKLELRLMQMLLAQAGRAVNSDRLLVQVWGHRGSGDRQLLKQLVHRLRHKIEANPSVPQLLQTAAPSGYKLVVE is encoded by the coding sequence ATGAAAATTCTCGTTGCCGACGACGATCTCGATTTGCTGGGCCTGGTGGCGTACTCGCTGTCGAACGCGGGTTATCTCGTGGTCAAGGCCAGCGACGGCCCCGGCGCGCTGGCTTCCTACGAAGCGGAATCGCCGGACCTCGTGATCCTCGACATCAACATGCCCGGCACCTCGGGGTTCGACGTATGCACGGCGATCCGCGCGCGTGGCGACACGCCCGTCATGATGCTGACGGCGCGTGGCGAGGAGCAGGACCTGGTGAAGGCGCTCGACCTCGGCGCCGACGACTACCTCACCAAGCCGTTCAGCCCCAAGACTTTGTTAGCCCGCGTCAAGGCGTTGCTGCGGCGGGCCAGCACCGATCGCAGCCACGCGCCGCTCGCGGCCGGGCGCGTCACGCTCGATCTCGAGGCGTACACGGTGAGGATCGGCAATGGCGAGCCGATCACGCTCACCAAGCTCGAGCTGCGGCTGATGCAGATGTTGCTGGCGCAGGCCGGCCGCGCGGTCAATTCCGACCGGTTGCTGGTCCAGGTGTGGGGGCATCGCGGCTCCGGCGACCGGCAGCTGCTCAAGCAGCTGGTGCACCGGCTGCGCCACAAGATCGAAGCGAATCCGTCGGTGCCGCAGCTGCTGCAGACCGCGGCGCCTTCCGGCTACAAGCTGGTCGTCGAGTAA